The Nostoc sp. 'Peltigera membranacea cyanobiont' N6 genome contains the following window.
GGCAGATAAACTCTTAAATTTTATTATCAACATAGAGGATGAATTTAGTAGCAATCCTGATTGGATTCTTGATCCGGAAAATTTTCAAGGCAATATTTTAAAATCCCAGGTAGTATACCTAAAAACTCAGCTAAAGGAGCAATTGAGTGAATCTTGGAAAAGCTACCGAGATCAAAAAATGCCTAGCACTAATAATGAAGTACTCAAGGTTCTGGCTAAATTAGAAGCTTTTAAAAAAACCGTTTTGCAAATTCAGATTATAGATAGAGATATAAAAAACGTTACTTATCCTAAAAATAATGCTGAATTTGAAATGTATGAACTTAAAATAGAGCAATTAAACTACTCTTGGAAGAGTCTCAAGTCTGATGAATTTCCAGAAGCCGTATCGCATTTCCTCCAAGCGGCATCTGATCAAGGCTCGCCTTTAACTCTTTTAACTCCAGAAGTTCAAGATTGGATTAATCAAAATGGCATTTCTGATTCTTTTAAAATTCGCTTGATTTAAAATAAAGTAAGGGCAGGGCAAGGGTGACTACCAACTGGGATAAAATAATTAGAGAATTTTTAGATAAGTTGGAACGCCAGGAAGTTCAACTTTTGACGTGGGGAATTGTTGATGGTGGATTTTCTGAAGATGAAATTGAAGAACTTGCGGAAAATTTTCTGAATACTTGCGAGATTGATGAAGATGTTTGGGATTTTATAGACCAAATCCTCGATCGCAAATTGTTGTTTGAGTTCAACCTCAGAGGCGATCGCCTTTTCCGCACCCGAATGGCGGAAGCGGTGAGATTATTTGCCCGTCTTCGCCAACTGTTCCCGAATAATAATTGGCAAACATCTCCTACCTTAGTTGCTGATTATCGCCTACAAATCCGTCCGAGAATTTATCCCAAAAGGTATATTACGCCAGAAGCAGTAATTCAGCAGTTGGAAGCAGACAAACTGCTAACTCCCATACAGCAAAAAGCCGTTACAGCGATACTGCGATCGCCATTGCGCGGTGAGGTTCAACTTGCAGATTTCCAGCTACGCGCTACAAGCCGGATGCTGCGGGATTTAAACAGTACAAAAAGTCGTGGGATGATTGTCTGTGCTGGGACAGGAACGGGGAAGACTTTATCTTTTTACCTACCAGCATTAGCGCATATTGCCGCTTTCTTGAAAAAGGATGAGTATTGGAGTAAAGGACTGGCAATTTATCCCCGTAACGAACTTCTCAAAGACCAATTTTCTGAAACCTATCAAGAAGCACGTCGTCTCGATGCTGTCCTCAAAGCAGAAGGTAAGCGTAAAATTCTCATTGGTGCATTTTTTGGCTTAACTCCCAGAAGCGCAATTTTGGATCGGGTGCAGGATAAATGGAAAGCTGAAAGTAGTGGGTTTACTTGTCCTTACCTGCGGTGTCCCAGATGTGAAGGTGCGCTATCTTGGCGACGGGCTGATGTGGAAGCTGGTAGAGAAAAACTTTCTTGTCTCAACCCATCCTGTAGTGCTGTTATCCAAGAAGATGAAGTAATTTTAACACGCGATCGCATGGCGAAAACTCCTCCAGACCTAGTTTTTACCAGCACAGAAATGCTAAATCGATCTATGGGAGACTCCCGTTACGGTCATGTATTTGGCATCGCGGCGGCGAAAAAGCCTCAGATAGTTTTGTTGGATGAAGTGCATACTTATACAGGTATCCACGGCGCACAAGTTGCTTACCTGCTGCGGCGTTGGCAGAAAATCATTCACAAGAAAGTCCAATTTACTGGACTTTCGGCAACTCTAGAAAGTGCAGCAGAATTTTTCAGTCAACTTACAGGTTTAAACCCTGGTTCAGTGGAAGAAATTTCTCCTGGTGAAGACCAAATTGCTGAAGGAATGGAGTATCAATTGGTTCTCAGGGGCGACCCAGTATCAGGAACAAGTCTTTTATCTACCAGCATCCAAACGGCGATGCTGCTGCGGCGTGTACTCGACCCATCTGAAGACCCCCCTAGCAAAGGTTTCTATGGTTCCCGTGTTTTCGCCTTCACTGATGACTTAGATGTTACCAATCGCTTATTCCATAACCTTTTGGATGCTGAAGGTCGAGACAGTTGGGGTCGTCCCTTGCGAGGAAGACAGCCATTAGCAGCTTTGCGATCGCATGGTGCAACTAATGGTAGAGAAAGGCTGATTGCCGCACAATCCTGGCTATTGTGTGAAGAAATCGGTCACGGTTTGCAACTTCCTTTGAATATTGGGCGCACTAGTTCCCAAGATACCGGAGTTACGCCAAATGCAGATGTGATTGTGGCTACTGCATCTCTGGAAGTGGGATTTAACGACCCAGAAGTTGGAGGTGTCATCCAGCACAAAGCACCGCGAGATATGGCATCTTTCCTGCAACGCAAAGGACGGGCGGGACGACGCAGAACTATGCGACCTTGGACGGTGGTAGTGCTTTCTGATTACGGACGGGACAGAATCGCCTATCAAGGCTACGATATGCTGTTTAACCCAGTTTTAGAAAAGCGATCGCTTCCCATCGCCAACCGCTATGTTATTCGCATTCAAGCGGTTTTCGCCTTTATGGATTGGGTTAGACGGCAATTAGCGGCAACTATAGGAAGTGTCTGGAGAGACTTTGCTACTACTGATTTATACTTAATTAACCGTCAGCGACTAGAAATAAAACTGATCAAAAACATCCTGGAAACAGAAGCAGGACAACGCAACTTAGAAACATATCTGCAATCAGCACTACACCTTACCAAAGATGAAGTCGAAGCAATTCTTTGGGAACCACCGAGATCATTGATGATGGCGGTGCTTCCGACTTTGCTACGGCGTTTAGAGTCTGGTTGGAAACGCCTTCCCATTCAGCAAGATGAATCAGACAAAGACTATCAAACCCGTGACCCGTTACCTGATTTTGTTCCCCCGAATTTATTTAGTGACCTGCTGTTGCCAGAAGTAACGATTACTACACCAGCACAGACGCGCAACAGTGAGCCGGATATTAACCCCATGCCCATTATCCAAGCCCTGAAAACCTTTACTCCAGGCAGGGCGACGCGCCGTTTCGGGGTGCAGCATATCTATGCAACTCACTGGATTGCACCGCCAGATTTACAACAAAGAGAACAAGAATTGCCTGTAGAAGACTATTGTGCCGAGTTTGAAGAAGCAGGGTATTTTCAATTATGGCAAGATGGGCAAGTTGTAGATATTCGCTGTATTCGACCTTGGGCAATTAATCCTACCCAAGTTCCGCCTAATATTTCAATTACCTCTAACGCCCAATTGGAATGGCGCAGTCAAATTATACCACCCGACTTGGGAATAAAACTCGAACTGCCTCAAGGTTCCCCGTGGTGCAAAATTATCACAGAAGTTTGTTGTTTTACTCACACTCAACAATCGCCCGTGGAAGTGCGGCGGTTTGCGATCGCCTCTCATGCTAACATCCGCTTCGATAATGGCCAGGAACTCGATACGACAATTCGCTTCACCCAGAGACAGGATCGTAGTCCTGCGGCTGTAGGATTTGCCCAATCTGTTGACGGTTTAGTATTTCGCTTTTGTATTCCGCCCAATTTCAGCATCAGTCCCAACGATTCCAATCAAGAGAAAATTCGGGCGTTTCGCACGGCATATTTCCGATATCGGGTATTGACAGATACCAGATTGTGTGAGTTAACAAATGTCTTTCAACGAGAGTGGCTTTATCAAATATATATATCGATGCTGACCGCCCGTGCCTTGACAGCCCAAATCTCTCTACGTGAAGCTTTTGAGACGCTTTTGGGTGAAAATATGGGTCAAGAAATGGCAAGGGTTCTGGACAATATCTTTCAAACCTTGAATGTCGAAGAAACCCTACTGGAAGAAGGGGAATCTGCACCGGAACAAATTCAGGGACGGCAGAGGGTACATGATAGGTTGCTGGCACTTGCCAACGCAGATATCATCCAAACTATATTAAATGATCTTGCACCGATTCTCTGGTCAGAACCTGATGAAGAGTGGCACTCTTGGGCAGCATTACGTTTTAAAGCGACCTTGGGAGGGGCGCTGCTGGATGCTTGCGGGCAATTGTGTCCCCACTTTGATTTGGGCGACCTGATTTTAGATATCGATCCTGGCCCGCGTCCACCAGATGCACCTGCTATTTCAGAGGGAGTAGAGGAAATTTGGATAACTGAGTCTACCATTGGTGGCGGTGGGGTGATTGAGGAAATCTTGCGGCGCTATGCTGCTGATCCGGCGAATTTTTTCCGATTGGCGGGGAGTGCGTTGTCACCTGCGGATTTTGAGATTGTGGACTCGGAACTGACGCGGTTACTGGAGTTAACCCAAACCAGTGCAGATGTTGCCGATGCAATGGCAGATGTGCGGTTAGCCGAAGGACATGGTGAATTAAAACAAGCAAGCGATCGCCTCCGTAAAGTCCTGTCCTCTGAGGGTATTTTGGTAACGCATCCGGTGATGACTGCAATAAACGCACGGGTTTTGCGTCCTGGAAGTACGCCGGAAACCGATAAACTACTGCTGGATTTGATTCGTTTGTGGCATCAAGAAGAAGCGCGTTTAGGTATTGAAATTGATGCGCGGGTGTTTGCTTATGTCGCCAGCAACGATGACCAGTTGGATCGGGCATTGTTGCATCTTGGTTTAGTGCAGCCTAATCCCTATTGGCGGTTTCAAGTGATTTATGGGCTGTTGTGGGCGAGGGGAAATATTATTCGTTCTCGCGCCTTATCTTCCTATAATCCTTTTGCTGTGGTTGCCGATGCTGATAGAGAAATTTTACTGGATGTTTTGCAAGTCGGCGATCGCACAGTTTGGCTGAATGAACCCAACTGGCGAGAACAGGTGGAGGAAGCATTTAAGCAAGGTGCATCGGTTTCGCTGATAGCGCCTCCTGATGCGAGAGGAGATTTAAAGTCAGCGATTTTGAGTTTAGCAGTCGAACCAATGGAACTTGGGTTTTTGCAGGTTTACCCATTGATGGAGGGGGTGCAGAGGTATCCGCGAGGGTTTGGGGTGAGGCTACGAGTCAGGGAGCTAGTGCAGTAAAGTTAACATTTTTTAAACAAAAATTTAAAAATATCTTGTTTTGGGGTATGTTTAAAACAAGTGTTTAAAACTTAGACTAAAATTTAAACAAAACATCGCTGTATTTCGATGGAGTATAAAACTTTTTATGGCTAGTGGATTTACTAGACAAGAAACCATCGCTCTGACTGGCATAAGCTCTGGCAGACTAAGCTACTTAGACAGAACAGAGTTGGTAGTGCCAGAAAAGTTTGGTAATCCTCAGCACCCTAAAGTCGTTTATAAGTGGCAGCAAATTCTAGAAATAAAAACTATTGAAAGTTTAAGACAGAAGCTTTCATTACAAGAAATTAGAAAAGTTTTATATTTTTTAAAATTCAGAGATTATGAATATTCTTTTTTTAAGCATCGTCTTGTTTTTGTTAATTCACAACTTTATTTAATTGAAGATATGCAAGACTTCGGTTTGATGATTTTAGAAACATCTGGAAAAAATCAGGGGCAAGTTGTAATTCATGAAATTGGAGAAATAGGAGATGTGATTACAGAATTAGCAATAGAAGCAGAGAAACATCATGTTTTAGATTTTGATAAACGGACAGGAATAGTTTTGAAGGGGTAAGAGAAATACATATAAGAATCACAAGGAGAAACCAGTAATGAGTTCTAATATAGCTGTAAATAAAATATACCAGCGAGTAATGGAGCATACTGGCTTCTATCATGATGGTGTGCCAACTACAGGAGTTACAGAAGCGGAAGATATTCGCAATAAAAATGAATATTTATACAAGTGCATTAAATATAGTGCTGTAATTAATCCTGAGCAAATTAACGCTACAGCAATCTATGAATTATCTGGTTCACCTTGTATTTATTTCACTCAATTAAATGAACCTAACCCTAGAGAGTTAGCTAAACTACATAAACTGTCTTGGAATCATGGTTCAGCCCCAATGTTGTGGGTAATTACACCTGAGCAGGTATTACTTTATAACTGTTATTCTCAACCCACTAAACAAGATGAAAATGATCCAAACCGACATTTAATCGAGAGCTTTGAAACTACTGAAAGTGACTTGAACCGCATGAATCAATTCGCTAGTCGTCTGCAAATTGAATCAGGTGAGTTTTGGCAAAAGGTAGAAGCAAAGCAAATTGATCGTCAGCAAAGAGTAGATTCAGTTCTTGTAAAAGATTTGAATCAGGCTGAAGAGAAATTAACAAAAGAAAAAAAATTAGAGCGTCAATTTGCTCACGCTCTTTTAATACGTTCTGTTTTTGTTGCTTATCTGCAAGATAGAGATATCTTAAATCAAGAATTTTTCTCTAGCCGCTTTGGAGTAGATTCATTTAATGAACTCCTAAATGATAAACTAGCTACTTATGAGTTATTTGAGTGGTTGCAAACGATTTTCAATGGGGATTTATTTCCTGTTTCAATAAAAGAAAGAGATGCTGTAGCCAAAAAACATCTTGAAGTTGCACAAAGTTTAATAGGTGGTGTAGAAGAAATAGGAACAGGTCAACAACGTCTATGGCGAGCTTATGATTTCAAAGTTATACCCATAGAATTGATTAGTTCAATTTATGAAAGTTTTATTTATGCTACTGATTCAAAATCAGCAAAAGAAAATAGTACACATTATACACCTATAAATTTAGTTGATTTGGTACTTTCTGAAGTATTTAAAGAACTTGATGGCGATGCTAAAGTTCTAGATTTAGCTTGTGGTTCAGGTGTATTTTTAGTTGAATCTCTGCGGAGATTAGTTGTTAAACGCTGGACTAATGGAGAATCACAAACTCGCCATCTAATTCGTGAAACTCTTTACAATCAAATTTATGGTGTAGATATTAATCCAGAAGCAGTTCAGATTGCGGCTTTTAGTCTTTACCTTACTGCTTTGGAATTAGATTATGAATTAGAGCAACATCGTCAATTAGCAGATGATTTAAAATTTCAAAAGCTAATAGGTAATAATTTATTTGCCAGTGACGCATTTGATGAAACAGCAGAATTTAATCAAATAGAACAATTTACACATAAACAATTTAGTGCAATCGTTGGTAATCCACCTTGGACAAAACCTAAATCAAATAAATCAGCAGAACAATATTGTGAGCGTAAGCGTCCTGATTCAGGTTATCCAGACGGATATCCTACAGCTTATGGTACACCTCCAGACCAAGCATTTTTATGGCGTATTGGCGACTTTGCTAATAATAAAACTTGCATTGGTTTAATTTTGCATGGCAAGCCTTTTTTCAGTAATGACACAGCAGCTACAAAAGCAAAAGAATCTCTGTTGATGAGGTTTAAACCAAAAGTTATTGTTAATTTATCCAAACTGCGTAGAGAGCATATATTTCCTAATTCTGAAGCTCCAGCCATGATTTTAATAGCAGAAGGTAAATATTCAGAACAGAGAGATTCTTTTTACTTTGTATGTCCAGAACGTTCTATAGATTTTCGACGACATGGCATTGTTGAAATTGGAGCAGAGCATATTAAAAAACTTCCGGTTTTTAGTACAGCATTAGAATCAAATATGCTAAAAATTGCTACTTGGGGTAGTGCTAGAGATATGTGCCTGATCCAAAAATTAGCAGATTTTACAAACATTAAACAAATTGCAGGAAATCCACCTAAGAATGGATTTAACTATGGAAATAAGCAAGAAATCCCACAAGAATTGATGAATAAAAAATGTCTGCCTTCTAGCAAAATGCCCAGATATCAAATTGATGTAGATAAACTAGATTTCCCACCTGCAACAATGGAGTCTCCAAGGGATTCGCAAATTTATAAAGCTCCATTGGTTATAATCTCACTAAGTGTTGATGGAAATGATGCCTTTTCTGCTTTTAGTCAAGAAGATGTTGTTTACACACAAAGATATTCAGGTATTTCTTTTGCAAAAGATCAAGTCAATTTAGCTCATTACTTGAATGGTGTTATCAATTCATCAATTATAAGTTACTTTTTATTCTTTACAGCTTCATCATGGGGTATTGAGCGTAATGAAATAAAAACACAAGACTTAGGAATACTTCCTGTTCCTAAGCCAAATGAAGAAAACGAAAGATTTATTACTCAAATTATTGAAATAGAAGGTAGATTGCGTGAATCTACCAATAAATCTGTTGAGAAAGATTTTAAAAAACAACTTGATGAAGCTGTATTTAATCTATACGGTTTAGATGATAAAGAACGTATTTTAGTTGAAGACACTACGCAAATCACGATTGATTGGTATATGAATCGTGAGAAATCTACAACATTAAGAAGACCTAAAACTGCTGATTTAGAAGCGTATTCTATACAATTCATGAGTGTTATTAAACCATTTCTTCAGACACTTAACGAAAGAAGTATAGTTGCTGATATATTTAGTATTCCTAAAACAACATTAGAGGTGGTTAAGTTTAGCATAGTACCATACCTAGATCGTGAGCCAATTATACAAACTGTTCAGGCTGGGGATTTGGTGACTGTGCTGAAAAGCATTGCGGAACAACTACCGCCAAACTTGGCTGACCGCGTTTTCACCCGCCGTAATGCCAGAATTTATAACGGCGAATATTTATATATTATTAAACCTGCTCAACTGCGCTACTGGAGTCGTTCTGCTGGGTTAAATGATGCCGATACTGTTTTAGCTGAACATTTTAGGAATCGTTAAATTATGTTGCCATTGGATGATTCAGGTGCTGTTGGACAACCATCAATTATTCAGCGATATGACATTATCGCAACAGTCCTTGATCTCATTCAAGCAGCTTGGATTAAAGTATGTCAAAAACCAGAGATTAATACCCAAAGTGACGAAGATACTATTGCTGGAGCTTTACATAATGAGATGTGGGCTGAAAAGGAACGCCGGGGTATATATGGGCCACCAAGAATTGAGAATGAAGCAGCAACAAGACGTTCTGACAAGAGCTTGAAGCCAGATGGTTTTATAGATTTTAAAATGGTTTATTCATGGAATATTGAAGATTATTTTGGTCTAGAGTGCAAGAGAATAAGCAGTACAAAACCAGATAGAGATTTAGCAACAAAATATGTTTTAGAGGGTGTAAAAAGATTTGTTGTAGGAACTTACAGTATAGGTCATGACTATGCAGCCATGCTAGGTTTTGTGATTGATGGTAAGGTTACTGAGTGTATTGATTTGATTTGCGATCGCCTTAATAAATATAAAAATGAGATATCTTTGAAAGAAGATTGGGTTGACGAGCCAGGTTTTGGAACAACACAAAATATATATCGTACTCGTCATATTCAAGACGGTCAAAATGATTTAATGACGATTCTCCATTTATTTCTCGTAGTTAATTAGATTTTTATCCTTTGCATAGAATAATTTAAGCGTGGTATCATCACACTCCTCCACAACACTATAATCCACAACGCTATAATCATTGATTAATTGAGGCACAATAGAACCAAAGGCACTGTGAATACACAATGACTACTCAATTGATGGTTCAACCCTCATCCTTAATGTCTTCTGGTATCAGGATGAGCGAATTCGGTGATATTTATCTTTTTAAATTTACCGATGAGCTACAGTCTCGCTTTGAAGAACTGTTGCAGAAGAAAAAAGCTGATGCGCTCACTCCTGAAGAAGAAGCTGAATATGTAGGCATTTCCGAACTTGAGCGAATATTTACCTTGATTAACGCTCAACTAGCAGCCAAAAGTAAATGGTGTCCGAACAAACTCGAAGACTTGTAAGAAAACGATCTGAATATCTCTGCGAATACTGTCACTCTCCAGAATACTTGAGTCCAGACCGTTTTACCATTGACCATATCATGCCGCAGTCTTTGGGTGGCTCTGATGAATTGGATAATTTGGCATTAGCTTGTCATCGCTGTAATGAGCGTCACTATAATTTTACAGTAGGTACTGATCCCAACACTCAAAAACAAGTCCCTCTATTTCATCCCCGTCAGCAACAATGGTCTGAGCATTTTATTTGGACAAAAGACGGGACAAAAATTGTCGGTACAACTTCTACAGGGAGAGCTACTAGCGATCGTTTTGACTTCAATGATGAACGTCGGGATGAGCCTTCGATTCAAGTTGCTCGTCGTTTTTGGGTAGAAGCGGGTTGGCATCCGCCCCAGTTAGATCCACGTCAAGAATAAGAAGAAATGTCATCCCGCTATATTCACTCCCGCCTAAGTTCCCGCCAAATCCCTGACTTACTCCAAACAATCTTCGTCGCCGAACTTATCACCCCCAGCCAATGCGTGTGGCTTGTTTCTCCGTGGATATCTGACATCCCCGTTATCGATAACACCGCCAACACCTTCCTATGCTTAGAACCTTCATGGAGTCGTTCCCGCATTCGCCTCTCCCAAGTCCTCGCCACTCTAGCTGAACGGGGAACGACTGTACACATTGCTACCCGTCCCGACTCTCATAACCACAGATTTATTGAACAAATCAAAGGCAAAACTGACTATCAGGACGTTCCCGTGCGATTCCACATTACCGAAGAACTCCACGCAAAAGGTATCCTGGGAGATGGGTATTATCTTGCAGGTTCGATGAACTTCACCTACAACGGTATTACAGTCAATGAGGAAGTTGTAACTTATGAAACATCCCCAGAAGCGATCGCTGAACAACAGTTGATTTTTACTAACCGATGGGGAGGGGCGTAATGCTATTTTGGATTTTGGATTATTTAATTCTTAATCTTGTAACGATTTGAGTATTTTTTATTACACATCCGTACTATATTAACTATGTGATATTCAAAAGCGATGACTAATGCCAGCAATGCAGATATCCGCCACTTCCTAGAGCAGTTTTTTGGCACTGACAACAAATTTGACCTTAGCAAGATTGAACGTGGCGAAGGAAAACAAGCCAAAATCCGTCCTTGGGTCGAGTTGTTGACCAAAGGCGAACCTCAGCCAACAATTCTTCCCTGCTGGCGTTCCGAGAGTGTAGATTGGTACGCCATCGCCCTTTCGGAACGCCAATTACGCCGTTTGAGTGAAGAATTAATGGCGTTTGTTGGCCCCACATATTCGACATTTCGCGGACAAAGGGCGCAACTAAACCCCCAAGACCCTATAGAATTAGCAGTTTACAAATTTACTGGAGGTGCTGCGGTCAAACTGTGCGGACAGGCGACGGATGTTTGGGAAGCACTAGAACGGATGCGCCAAGTGAGTGAGAGACGGGTGAAACGGGTCGCAGATATTCCCCGTCCCACAGGTCGCGTACTGCGGGACTTTTATATGGCATTGCAAGCAGGCGATCGCATTTCTGCGGAAAACTCACTACAATACCTTGTAGACCAGCATCGTCTGGATGCGCTGAATCTGCTGTTTCTGCGGGTGCAACTCTTAGCAGAACTAGAGCAATGGAATGAGTTGCTTACCCTCCCAGAACTAGGCAATCTTTTGCAGGTTCGCCGACCCTTCGCCGTTACCCAAGCTCTGCTGAAGGCAGTATACCGCA
Protein-coding sequences here:
- the dpdJ gene encoding protein DpdJ gives rise to the protein MTTNWDKIIREFLDKLERQEVQLLTWGIVDGGFSEDEIEELAENFLNTCEIDEDVWDFIDQILDRKLLFEFNLRGDRLFRTRMAEAVRLFARLRQLFPNNNWQTSPTLVADYRLQIRPRIYPKRYITPEAVIQQLEADKLLTPIQQKAVTAILRSPLRGEVQLADFQLRATSRMLRDLNSTKSRGMIVCAGTGTGKTLSFYLPALAHIAAFLKKDEYWSKGLAIYPRNELLKDQFSETYQEARRLDAVLKAEGKRKILIGAFFGLTPRSAILDRVQDKWKAESSGFTCPYLRCPRCEGALSWRRADVEAGREKLSCLNPSCSAVIQEDEVILTRDRMAKTPPDLVFTSTEMLNRSMGDSRYGHVFGIAAAKKPQIVLLDEVHTYTGIHGAQVAYLLRRWQKIIHKKVQFTGLSATLESAAEFFSQLTGLNPGSVEEISPGEDQIAEGMEYQLVLRGDPVSGTSLLSTSIQTAMLLRRVLDPSEDPPSKGFYGSRVFAFTDDLDVTNRLFHNLLDAEGRDSWGRPLRGRQPLAALRSHGATNGRERLIAAQSWLLCEEIGHGLQLPLNIGRTSSQDTGVTPNADVIVATASLEVGFNDPEVGGVIQHKAPRDMASFLQRKGRAGRRRTMRPWTVVVLSDYGRDRIAYQGYDMLFNPVLEKRSLPIANRYVIRIQAVFAFMDWVRRQLAATIGSVWRDFATTDLYLINRQRLEIKLIKNILETEAGQRNLETYLQSALHLTKDEVEAILWEPPRSLMMAVLPTLLRRLESGWKRLPIQQDESDKDYQTRDPLPDFVPPNLFSDLLLPEVTITTPAQTRNSEPDINPMPIIQALKTFTPGRATRRFGVQHIYATHWIAPPDLQQREQELPVEDYCAEFEEAGYFQLWQDGQVVDIRCIRPWAINPTQVPPNISITSNAQLEWRSQIIPPDLGIKLELPQGSPWCKIITEVCCFTHTQQSPVEVRRFAIASHANIRFDNGQELDTTIRFTQRQDRSPAAVGFAQSVDGLVFRFCIPPNFSISPNDSNQEKIRAFRTAYFRYRVLTDTRLCELTNVFQREWLYQIYISMLTARALTAQISLREAFETLLGENMGQEMARVLDNIFQTLNVEETLLEEGESAPEQIQGRQRVHDRLLALANADIIQTILNDLAPILWSEPDEEWHSWAALRFKATLGGALLDACGQLCPHFDLGDLILDIDPGPRPPDAPAISEGVEEIWITESTIGGGGVIEEILRRYAADPANFFRLAGSALSPADFEIVDSELTRLLELTQTSADVADAMADVRLAEGHGELKQASDRLRKVLSSEGILVTHPVMTAINARVLRPGSTPETDKLLLDLIRLWHQEEARLGIEIDARVFAYVASNDDQLDRALLHLGLVQPNPYWRFQVIYGLLWARGNIIRSRALSSYNPFAVVADADREILLDVLQVGDRTVWLNEPNWREQVEEAFKQGASVSLIAPPDARGDLKSAILSLAVEPMELGFLQVYPLMEGVQRYPRGFGVRLRVRELVQ
- a CDS encoding HsdM family class I SAM-dependent methyltransferase; this translates as MSSNIAVNKIYQRVMEHTGFYHDGVPTTGVTEAEDIRNKNEYLYKCIKYSAVINPEQINATAIYELSGSPCIYFTQLNEPNPRELAKLHKLSWNHGSAPMLWVITPEQVLLYNCYSQPTKQDENDPNRHLIESFETTESDLNRMNQFASRLQIESGEFWQKVEAKQIDRQQRVDSVLVKDLNQAEEKLTKEKKLERQFAHALLIRSVFVAYLQDRDILNQEFFSSRFGVDSFNELLNDKLATYELFEWLQTIFNGDLFPVSIKERDAVAKKHLEVAQSLIGGVEEIGTGQQRLWRAYDFKVIPIELISSIYESFIYATDSKSAKENSTHYTPINLVDLVLSEVFKELDGDAKVLDLACGSGVFLVESLRRLVVKRWTNGESQTRHLIRETLYNQIYGVDINPEAVQIAAFSLYLTALELDYELEQHRQLADDLKFQKLIGNNLFASDAFDETAEFNQIEQFTHKQFSAIVGNPPWTKPKSNKSAEQYCERKRPDSGYPDGYPTAYGTPPDQAFLWRIGDFANNKTCIGLILHGKPFFSNDTAATKAKESLLMRFKPKVIVNLSKLRREHIFPNSEAPAMILIAEGKYSEQRDSFYFVCPERSIDFRRHGIVEIGAEHIKKLPVFSTALESNMLKIATWGSARDMCLIQKLADFTNIKQIAGNPPKNGFNYGNKQEIPQELMNKKCLPSSKMPRYQIDVDKLDFPPATMESPRDSQIYKAPLVIISLSVDGNDAFSAFSQEDVVYTQRYSGISFAKDQVNLAHYLNGVINSSIISYFLFFTASSWGIERNEIKTQDLGILPVPKPNEENERFITQIIEIEGRLRESTNKSVEKDFKKQLDEAVFNLYGLDDKERILVEDTTQITIDWYMNREKSTTLRRPKTADLEAYSIQFMSVIKPFLQTLNERSIVADIFSIPKTTLEVVKFSIVPYLDREPIIQTVQAGDLVTVLKSIAEQLPPNLADRVFTRRNARIYNGEYLYIIKPAQLRYWSRSAGLNDADTVLAEHFRNR
- a CDS encoding HNH endonuclease, with protein sequence MVSEQTRRLVRKRSEYLCEYCHSPEYLSPDRFTIDHIMPQSLGGSDELDNLALACHRCNERHYNFTVGTDPNTQKQVPLFHPRQQQWSEHFIWTKDGTKIVGTTSTGRATSDRFDFNDERRDEPSIQVARRFWVEAGWHPPQLDPRQE
- the dpdK gene encoding phospholipase D-like domain-containing protein DpdK, translated to MSSRYIHSRLSSRQIPDLLQTIFVAELITPSQCVWLVSPWISDIPVIDNTANTFLCLEPSWSRSRIRLSQVLATLAERGTTVHIATRPDSHNHRFIEQIKGKTDYQDVPVRFHITEELHAKGILGDGYYLAGSMNFTYNGITVNEEVVTYETSPEAIAEQQLIFTNRWGGA